AGCGCGTCGCCTATATTGCAGGAGCGGGTGACCTTATTCCAAGTTCCCTGTCGAATATCGGGATAGAGGTCGATCAATTGTCGGAATCACAAATTAGTGCCTCGAATCTGCGGGCATATGATGCCGTTGTGTTAGGGGTTAGAGCTTATAATGTAAGTCGATCGATAGCGCGCTGGTTTCCGGAGCTGATGAGCTATGTGGAGCAAGGCGGTACAGCGATCGTGCAGTATAATGTCAACTCACGGACTGGCATCGATCAGTTCGGACCCTATCCGTTTAACATTAGTAGAGCGCGTGTAACGGAGGAAGATGCGAAGGTAACATTTGTTGAGCCGAAGGATCCTGTGCTCAACTTTCCGAATAAGATAACACAAAAGGACTTCGACGGCTGGGTACAAGAGCGTGGATTATATTTTGCAGAGAACATTGATAAACAATATCGCACACCATTATCCTTCGCCGATCAGAATGAAAAGCAACATAAAGGTTCTTTATTGGTCACAAAATATGGAAAAGGCAAATTTGTCTATACTTCTTTGGCGTTTTTCCGACAATTACCGGCGGGTGTGCCCGGAGCTTATAGATTATTTGTAAATTTGCTAGCTAACGAAGAAAAATAATAATAACATATAATGGAAAATCAAATCGAAAACTCTAACGGAATCAACGTAAAAGGAATTATTTTATTGGTTGGTGTTGTATTAGCTGCTTTAACTGCTTGGGTTGCAACAGGTACTTTTTTAGGCGTAATTACCGGTACAGTCGCTGGCTTAATCTTCGCAATTTTCTTTATTTCGGTTTTATTACCGTTCAAAAAGCATGACAGATAAGGGACTTCCTCCTTTCGTACGAAATTGGAGACAATTCTATTGGATAATTGTACTCTGGCTTTTCGTATGTATAGTCCTCATGTATTTTTTCACTAGATACTTTGGATGAGTAGTATCGACTGGATAGTACTCATCCTCACCTTGCTTTCTATAGTGCTTTATGGACTCTATAAAAGCAAGAACGTCAAAAACATTGACGGCTACATCCTTGGTGACCGCTCTTTACCCTGGTACACCGTAGGACTCTCGGTCATGGCGACCCAAGCCAGCGCAATCACCTTTCTTTCTGCCCCAGGATTAGCTTACTCTTCCGGAATGAGTTTCGTCCAATTCTATTTCGGACTTCCTTTGGCGATGATTGTACTCTGTGTCACTTTTGTCCCCATCTTCCATAAGCTTAAGGTCTATACCGCCTATGAATTTCTCGAGAAGCGGTTCGACGTCAAAACTAGGGTGTTAACGGCTATCCTCTTTTTGATACAAAGAGGTATATCGACCGGAATTACCATCTTCGCCCCTGCCATTATCCTATCCACCATACTGAACATCGATTTGACCGTGACAACCTTGTCAATCGGGGCCCTCCTGTTGATCTATACAGTTTACGGCGGAACGAAAGCTGTTTCTTATACGCAATTGCTGCAGATGTCCATCATTTTCGGCGGATTGCTTTTAGCAGGCGTATTGGTGGTGCAACTCCTCCCAGAACATATAGGTTTTACGGAGGCTCTCCATATCGCAGGGAAATCGGGAAAAACCAACGCGATAGACTTTACCCTCGATTTAGATAATCAGTACACCGTCTGGACAGGTCTTATCGGCGGCTTCTTTCTTCAGCTCTCTTATTTCGGAACGGATCAAAGTCAGGTTGGCCGATATCTTACAGGTTCATCGGTTAAAGAGAGCCGACTAGGCTTGCTTATGAATGGCCTTTTAAAGGTGCCTATGCAATTTTGTATCCTGTTGATAGGTATACTGGTCTTTGCATACTATCAGTATCACACACCGCCTCTATTCTTTAATGAGCAGGAAACCATAAAACTGGAGCAAAGTGCCTACAAAGCCGATTATCAACAGATCATGCAAACGCATGAAAAGATAAGCTCAGAGAAAACCCTAGTCGTTAATGAACTCACAGATGCACTCGCAAATAAAGAAGATTCGAAAATCGATGGCATCCGTGATCGGCTTGCCGCCTATAATGATCAAGAAAAGGAACTCCGCGCAGATTTGGTGGACCTGATGAAGAAAAATGATAGCGCTGCTGACACCAATGATAATAACTATATCTTCTTAAAGTTCGTTACGGATGTGTTTCCAAAGGGCTTGATTGGCTTATTGATTGCGATCATCTTCCTGGCATCCATGGGTGCTACGGCTAGTGCAATCAACTCCCTCTCCTCTACCTCTGTCATCGATATTTATAAGCGCTTTGTGAAGAAAGATGCCAATGAAAAACATTATCTGAATGCTTCTCGAATTGCGACCGCCTTCTGGGGTGTTTTTACGATTGCTATCGCCCTCTATTCGAGTAAGCTTGGCAATCTTCTGGAAGCAGTGAATATCCTCGGCTCCCTATTCTATGGAACTATCCTCGGTATTTTCTTGGTGGCTTTCTATATCAAAAGAATCGGCGGAAAAGCAGTGTTTCTGGCAGCTATTCTTTCGGAGATTATCGTCGTTGGTATCTGGAGATTGGATGTTGTTGCCTTCCTATGGCTTAACTTGATTGGATGCGTCTTTGTGATTGTATTAGGCTTTGTTCTTCAGGAATTGATAGGAAAGAAAAAGGAACTGGCTTAAGAAAAGATGAGGCCGCTTTTCAGCGACCTCAATCAACAACTATAATAGTTTATCAAGTTTCTCTATTAATTCATTTCCATGCAGGTTTTTTGCAATAATCTTCCCGTCGGGTCCGATTAGAAAGTTTTGCGGAATTGCCTGTATACCATACAGAGCCGCAACTTCATTCTTCCATCCTGTGAGATCACTTATATGGTGCCACGGCAATCCATCTTTTTCAATTGCCCCTAGCCAAACATCCCTTTTCCCCGGCTTGTCGAGTGATAAACCTAGGATGGTGAAGTTCCTGTCCTTGAAAGCCGTATAGGCTTTAACTAGATTAGGATTGTCTGCACGACAAGGAGCACACCAAGAAGCCCAAAAATCAAGCAACACATACTTGCCTTTGAAATCCGACAATTTTACCTCTTTTCCGCTAAGATCTGGTTGGGTAAAGTCTGGAGCAAGCTGTCCAATGGCCAGCTTCTTTGCCGTTTCAATCGCTTTCCCTAGCTGTTGTCCGTCTTCCTTCAACTTTAGTTTACTATCGAGTAGAGCGTAAAGCGGCTCCACTTTTTCTACGTCAATGCTATAACCTGCGATATCTTTGAGTGCCAATAAGCTAAAGTAAGAAGCCTTATTTGCAGCGATGTAGCTTTCCTTTGCCTTGTTTGCTTCTTTTTCCAAACTGTCCATCCTAGCATTTATAGCCGCTAGCTGCTGTTTATCAGGCGATTTACTCTGATAGAGTTTCGAGCGCTCTGTTTGGATTTCCTCCGCTTTAAGCTCGAATGCCTTCATGTAGTCTGCATAGTCAGCATATTCACGTTGGACGGCAGAGCCTATAATCTTCGCATCAGCAATTTTGTCGCTAAATGAAACAGTCGATAAGCCTTGATCGACATACAGATTCACCTTATCCCATATTCTCAATCCTCGCTGACCAAAGAACGGAGTTCCCTGGGGCGAATAATAAAGAGTGACTATAGTCGGCCCCTTTACCTCGCCCTTGTATTCCTTTGATTGATCGAGGATGACAGAATCCAGATGCAATTCATTCTCCACGAGATAGCGAACAAACACTTTTTCATTCGGCGCCGATTTCTCCTTTTCAAACTTTAGTTGGAAGGTATTATTTTGTGCCTGTGCGCCATGAGAAGCCATTAGACCCAATAGCGCTATTATAGATATTTTAACCGAATTCATGTTTTAAATGGATTTTGCGCGTTCGACCAACTTATCTGCGATCTTAATAATCTTCGATGTTTCAAACTCCGCTAGTGCTCTTGCAGCCTCTGCCGCTTTAATCGCTTCTTGCTTTTTATTCAATAGAATGCAAATTTCAGCAAGTGTCCCTTGATTGGAATAAGAATCTTCCTCAAGCTCCACAGCTTGCTTAGCAAGTACGTAACATTGCAAAACTCTCGCACCGGTAGGTGTGCTGCCTGTCGCGTATTTTCCAGAATTTCTGCGTGCAATAAAGCTCAATCGCTCAGCTTGATCCTTTAGAAGTCCCTTTCTCAATTTGTCGGTAAGTTGAATGAAATCATCGTCAGTCCCATGGCTAGCCACCCATTCAACTTCATACATGGCTCCTTCAATCTGTGCTTCTTGATCAGGGTTAGAAGTAAAATACTGTAGTCCTTTTTGGAACTCCTCTTTATTCTTATCGCGGATGTAACCATACATCGCGAAACGCAGTAGTTGTTGTTCTTTTGCTAAGAATTCTGCTGCAGGAACATGTTCCTTGAAGTATGCTTTATTCTTTAGAAAGTAACTTCCATAAGGGTCTGTGCCTGTCTGTCCCAGCTGCATGATTGCCTTCCATCCAATCTCTGATTTCATGAAATCCTCGTTCTTTGCGAGCTCATCCACAGCTGCTCTCGCTGATTGTGACTCTTTCGGATCTACATTTTTCATGACCTCAATATGTCGTAATAAGAAGGCCGGATCACGCTCTCCCGCAGCGTAGCGAGCCTGCAATGTCGGAATGTGAAAATCCTTGTTATTGGCTTGTTGTCCTTCTTTTAGGAATTCATCCATTTCCATTCTCGACTGCGTACGATAAACTAGTACGCCCTCCGAATCCAGAAACAGATACGTTGGGAAGCTGCGGATATTATATTTTTTTGCTATTTCTATCCCTTCTCCAACTTCACAATCGAATTTAGTGTTGATGAAGTTCGTATTATAATAATCTGCTATCGCAGCTTGGTTGAATACATTTCCCTCCATCCATTTGCATGGTGCACACCATGACGTGTATCCATCCAAAAAGATTAATTTGTTCTCCTTTTTTGCCTTCGCTTTAGCTTCGGCTAAAGATAGCTTTTGAAACTGTATCGAGGATTGGGCATTAGCGTTGATATGAAATAAGATCAAAACCAACGTCACTGTTATCTGTACTAAACTCTTATTAACGTTCATATTGTGGCATATTAGGATTTAAGGATAATGCTTTAGGTGCAACCGGAAGGATCATTCTCGGATCATTAGAGGGCATAGACATTTCTTTGCCGCTTAAAACATGAATAATGTTTTTGTTTAAATCTCCAGATGTCGCCAGTCGCTTCAGATCAATAAGTCTCGTGCTCGCCGTATAAGGCATTTCTCTACGACGCTCATCAAGTACTAACTTCAATGTTTCATCTTTGGAAAGATTAGCAATAGGACTATTATTTTTGATACGCATGTCTCTAAGTTTGTTGATCCAGCTTAATGCTTGAGCAGTAGATCCAACACGAGCTTCGCATTCTGCAATCGTCAAATAAAGTTCAGGCGTGCTGAAACCGGTGTTCATTTCCACATATGGAGCCCATAATGTTCTTCCGGGAAACCTGGTAACATTCGCTCCAAAAGAAGCACTGTCTTGACAGAAGAATAGTTCGTAACGCATGTCTTTTGCACCATTCGGAAGATTTTTAGAATAAACATTCTTTAAATCTGCGCTAGCATACACCTCTGCATTCAGCGCCCCATAACTGCTGGTTCCTAATCTTCCCCAAACCGTTTCATTGCTTTCTCTAACATCTGGGAAAGGCACATCTTCGTCTGTGATCAAGCAGACACGCCCCCATGTTGTTTTGTCCTTGGTGGTGTATAGTTTATAATCTTCTAAATACTCATTCAGTTTAAGAGCTTCCCTAGCATTTGTAAGAGCCTCTCCATAATTCCCTTTATAAAGGTTCATGCGGCTTAAGAAAGCAAAGCCTACGGTCTTTAATGGCTGGAAGCGATGAGCAGAACTACTCGCAAGATGCGGCAAAGCTTCTTGAAGATCTGTTTCCACCAGCTCATAAATCTGCGCCACGGATACTCGTTCATACGACTTATTGATATCCTCCGACAGCACAAGAGGAACACCCAAATCACTAGATGCAGTCTTTGAATCATAGTGTTTTGCATAGATATTAACCAAAGTCAAATATTCGAATGCACGTCCTATTTTTGCTTCCGCCCAAACACGTTTCTTTTCCTCTTCCTTTCCATCTTTTGCCGAAAGCACATTGTTGATAACGACATTGTAAGTGAAGATATGGCTATACGCCGATTCCCAATAAGGGTCGTATTGCCCATCTTCGAAAATAGCACCATGTTCGAAAGTATACAGTCGTTTTTTTACTGTGGGATAGCTATCAAAGCTTGCGGAGCGATTAACATCTGTGGGATCGCCTGATTGCACATTATCAGAAAGATAATCTGGGTAAGCAGGTGATGCACGAATGAGTCCCTGATCGTTCAATAGCTGCTTATAATCGTTTAATAATTCAGGGATAGTGAAACCCTTCGGCTTTACGTCGAGGAAAGAATCACATCCTAGCAATATCAATGAGGCCAATCCGGCCATAAATAATATCTTTTTCATTGTCTTAAATACCAATTGAGAGTCCAAAATTATAAGTTACCGGTGCGAGAACTCCTCTAGCGGGAGCTAGGCCATAGCCATTCCATACTTCTGGATCTAGATTATGGGAATTGGCTGCCCAGCGCCAAGCGTTCAAAATTTGTCCGGTAATACGCACATGACGAATAGGCGTTCTGCCAAGAATCTGTTGTGGAAGTGTATATGAGAGCGATATATCACGCAATTTGATATAATCCGCGCGCTCAACAAATTTTGTCGCTGCATTATAGATATCTGTCACATTCCCCGACGCTCCGGAAATAAAAGCCGGTGCCAAATCGGGATTAGCCTCGTCTCCTGGCTTTTTCCAGTAGTTTAACCAAAGGCGATCGAAGTTGCTGTTGTAGTTGAGCTCAGCATACTTGCTCAATGCTTCCGGATGTACTGTTCTCATGACATGTCCGCCATTAAATACGAACATAAAGTTCAGGTCGAAACTTTTATATCTAAATCCATTTCTCCATGCTACACTATACGGAGGTACGCTCGTGCCCTCATAAATCAGGTCTGCTACTTCCAACTGCTGCGTAGATTTTACTAAAGTTCCATCTGCTTTTCTCGCTAAAGGCTCCCCTTTTTCGTCAAGTCCAGCATAGTCTATGCTATATAAACTTCCTACAGGCTTCCCAACTCTGTTTTGCGGAGCATTATAATAATAAACAGGCGTGTTCTGTTGAACGTATAAATGCGTAATCTCGTTTTTATTATAGCTGAAGTTTAGCGTGGTGTTCCATTTGAAATTCGTTCTATCAATTGCTTTTCCATTAAGCCCAAGCTCGATACCGCGATTCTTCATGTTTCCATAGTTCAAATTCACAATATCCCAGCCTAGTGTTGGATCCACGGCAGTTGGTCCAAGAAGATCTGCTGTTTTCTTGTTATAGATATCGATACTACCGTTGATACGATTCGCTAAAACAGCAAAATCAACCCCGAAGTTTAATACATCGGTTCTCTCCCACCGGAGAGATGGGTTGGGAGGCGTTGTGATATTCGCCTGTAGCTCTCCTGTATAATAATTTAGGTTTGAACTTACTCTCGATATCAAATATGGACCATTTTCCTTCGGAACATTCCCGTTGACACCGTAGGTTAAGCGAACCGCTAATCGATTCAACCATTCTTGATCAAAGGTCGGCAACTTATACAAGGCGCCCAGCGACCATAAAGGCTTATATTGATTCTTTATATCTGTTCCGAAAAGGTTTGACTGATCTACTCGAATACTACCGCTCAAGGTTAATTTACGGCCATAGGTATATGAACCATTTGCATAAAAGGAAACAAACCTGTCAAGCACGTCCGTAAATCCTCTTTCTCTCTTCGATAAGGTATAGCTATTAAAAATAGCTTCTGTGTTTCTGATGTTAATCCCAAACAGCTCCTCATTTATACCCTTGTAGACCAAACTGCTTTCGTCGTATCCATATTTGTAGATATCGGTGAATCTGGAATTTATCTGTCTTCTTTCAGCACCTGCAATGAAACTAATTTCATCGTTGTTTTGAAGAACACGATCAAAGTTAAGCTGCGCTCTTAACGTATAGGAGTTGTTATCATCTCTGCGCTCCGCAAATTGCCCGCCCTGCGGAACATTACGTTTAATCACACCATCCTTATCTATTTGTGTAGCATCATTAATCTGTGCTACTACGCTCTGTGCATCCTTACTATAAGTTGTTCCGTTATAGCCTTCGGTACGCTCTGTTTGATAAGATAAATCAAGCGTTAAGCCTTGCATCAGCTTAAAATTAGCACCAAAATTTAAGTTGATGTATTTATTATAAAAATCAACTTTTGTCTTGTCGACCTCGTTGATTGGTATGTAGGTTTCATCCTCTAATCCCAGTCCATTCAATCTGTCTATCTCAAACTGCGATTTACTGCTGTACCATTGTGCTGGCGTTCCATCCTCATTTCTCAACAAAAAGTACGAGGCCTTTCCACCCATATAATTGTCGTAAAAATTAAAGCCTATTCCGCCTTTTTGTTTCTGATTTTTCCCAAGGACGTTAAGATTTAAATTCATCCAGTCCGTTAATTTAACGGAATTACGGATATTGAATCCAATACTTTCAACAACAGGTCTGCCTTTGTTGTAGTCGCCCGGTCTGTTGTAGTTTACTGAATAATAATATTTATAACGCTCTGTTCCGCCAGACAAAGAAAGATTATGCTGTTGGTCAACTTTAACCTGATTCAGGAATTCACCCATTTGATCGTTACGGTTTCTATTTCTGAAAACATCAAGTTGTCTCTCTAATTCAACCGCATCAATCTTGCCGCCTTTAAACTCATAAAGAGTTCTATATACATCGTTCATCGCTCTTTTTGGGTCGATCGAAGCGTAGTCTCCAGAGCGATAATTGAACATTTCTTTCTGAAAATCGACCAATTCAGCACTACTCATTTGATTTAAGTACGCTCTACTTGGCAGGCCTCTAAAAGCAAGTGTATTAGTATAATTGATTTGCGCAGGACCTTCTTTCCCCATCTTTGTTGTAATAACAATAACGCCATTCGAAGATCTGACACCATAAATAGATGCTGCGGATGCATCCTTTAATACTGTCATGGTTTCAACATCGTTGGGATTAATAGCAGTCAGATCGCCCTCATATGGCATCCCATCCACCACAATGAGCGGAGCAGCTTGCGCATTTAGGGTAGATCGACCTCTAACCTCAATTCCAATGGTATTCCTGTTGTTCTGCGGATTCGATGAAGAACGATTTAAATTTAAGTTCATCCCCGGCAATAGCCCTTCCGTTCTATCTATGAAGTTCGTTTGCAAGCGTCCTTCCATATCCTGAGCACTCACCTGAGCGAAAGAACCGGCAGCACGTTCTTTGCTGATTTTCTGATAACCGGTATTTACAATAAGTTCAACTCCTTCAATTGTATTGTTCGTTTGTTGCAAGACAATTGTGCCGATCTCGGTTGAAGCAGCGATTTCTATAGGTTCATATCCTACGCAAGAACAAACGAGCACTTGCCCAGATATCGCTTGTTGATTTATTTTAAAATAGCCGTTCTCATCCGTAATTGTTCCAATGTTAGTTCCTTTTATACGAATACTAGCTCCAGAAACAGGCTGACCATTAACATCAACAAGTCGCCCTCTAATATCTTGAAGGGATAAATTGTTGGTGTTATTCAATGCTGTGTTAGCATTTGGGCTGATTGGATTGGGTCTTTCCTTAATTACGATGGTTTTCTTTTGAATCTCGTAAGTAAGGTTAAACTTATTCAAAATCTTAGGTAGAGCCTCCGTTAAAGGTTTCCGATCGATATTAACGCTTACCAGCGCATTCGGCTGAACATCCTGAGCTGACCATAGATAATGATAGCCTGTTTGCCTATTAATATCTTTAAACACCTGTCGTATCGACACATTATTCCCCTTAAGTGACACAACTTGGGCTACCCCAGTCGCCCATAACTGTGAAAACAATAAAGTAATTAAAATAGAAGTAGCTGAAATTCGCATAATGCATCTCCTCAATAGTCCCTCGTCAGCTTTAGCTCGATGGGTTAATCCACGCTTTTTCCGCACAAAATATGCTCTCCAGTGGAGCTTATCTTGTTCATAATTTTCATACATTTGATTAGGTTTTAATAATTATTACTCGATTTTATTTAGACCAACCAGCAGGGACGCCGCAATCGTCTCTGCTTTTTTGATTTTTGCTATTTATTTTTCGTTATCAAAATCTTATTTCCTTTATACTTAAACTTTACTTTTCCTGTTATTTCTAACAGCGTGAGTATTTCTCGAATTTCCAGATTCTTTGACACCATCGCTTCAAATCGTTGGGAAGCCAATGCTTTGCTCTCCCACTCAAACTCAACATTATACCATCGCTCCAGTTGTTTCGTAATTTCTAATAGGCTTTCACTAGAGAATACAAATTCCCCTTGTTTCCACCCTAGAACGGAGCTTAAATTTGCCTTTTGCTTCAGGGTATTACCACGCGAGGTTAATGCCTGCTCTCCCGGAGTTAATCGCAAAGATTGTTTCTCAGTCTTCACATCTACACTGCCCTCAACAAGCGTTGTAGCAGTGGTTCTATCATTCGCAAAGGATTTAACATTGAACTGTGTTCCCAACACCTCTATACGTTGATTTCTCGTAGAAACGAAAAACGGTTTCTTACGCATGGGCCCGCCTTCTTCACCAATCTTAATCGTCGAAACATGGAAATAGGCTTCTCCTTCTAAATCAACATACCGAGCATCCTCTGTTTCCCGATATTTTAATTCCGTTTCTGAGTTCAACCAGACCTCTGTGCCGTCTGGCATGCGCATTCGATATTGTCCTCCTTTTGGAGTATTTAACGCAAAGGAAGTAATGCGTGACCCTCGCAGATCGCTATTCGCCTTATGGCCATCTTCATATTGAATTGCTGTATCAACAATCACTTTCGACTCAGATTCTGAAAGGATGATTTGCTCTCCATTTGCTAGCGTTAGTGTTGCCTTGTTTCCGCCGGGCTTAATTAAGTGAACCTGTTCTTGGACTGGTTCATGCTCTTTTCCGTAGAATAGATATAATGCAAACGAGACAATCAATACTGCTGCTACAGCTGATGCCCAGGTAAATAGTCGCTTAATAGCAAGGGGCTTCGATGAACTCCCCGCATTTGCAGAAAATTTCTCCAATTGCTTTTTCCAGGCATCATCCGATGAATAAAGACTAAGCTCGGTAAGATCTTGTGGCACTCTTTTCACTATGTCCATATAAGCCAATAGCTTCTCATTTTCGGGATTTTCCAATAACCAGACATCTAGTTCCAATTGTTGACGATTGGAGAGCTGACCCAAAGAGCGGGCCGCGAGAATAGCGACTATATGTTTTGGCAGAGTGTTCATAACCGATTCTAATATAGAAACAGAAATTCAAGATATCATCT
The DNA window shown above is from Sphingobacterium hotanense and carries:
- a CDS encoding sodium:solute symporter: MSSIDWIVLILTLLSIVLYGLYKSKNVKNIDGYILGDRSLPWYTVGLSVMATQASAITFLSAPGLAYSSGMSFVQFYFGLPLAMIVLCVTFVPIFHKLKVYTAYEFLEKRFDVKTRVLTAILFLIQRGISTGITIFAPAIILSTILNIDLTVTTLSIGALLLIYTVYGGTKAVSYTQLLQMSIIFGGLLLAGVLVVQLLPEHIGFTEALHIAGKSGKTNAIDFTLDLDNQYTVWTGLIGGFFLQLSYFGTDQSQVGRYLTGSSVKESRLGLLMNGLLKVPMQFCILLIGILVFAYYQYHTPPLFFNEQETIKLEQSAYKADYQQIMQTHEKISSEKTLVVNELTDALANKEDSKIDGIRDRLAAYNDQEKELRADLVDLMKKNDSAADTNDNNYIFLKFVTDVFPKGLIGLLIAIIFLASMGATASAINSLSSTSVIDIYKRFVKKDANEKHYLNASRIATAFWGVFTIAIALYSSKLGNLLEAVNILGSLFYGTILGIFLVAFYIKRIGGKAVFLAAILSEIIVVGIWRLDVVAFLWLNLIGCVFVIVLGFVLQELIGKKKELA
- a CDS encoding TlpA disulfide reductase family protein; this translates as MNSVKISIIALLGLMASHGAQAQNNTFQLKFEKEKSAPNEKVFVRYLVENELHLDSVILDQSKEYKGEVKGPTIVTLYYSPQGTPFFGQRGLRIWDKVNLYVDQGLSTVSFSDKIADAKIIGSAVQREYADYADYMKAFELKAEEIQTERSKLYQSKSPDKQQLAAINARMDSLEKEANKAKESYIAANKASYFSLLALKDIAGYSIDVEKVEPLYALLDSKLKLKEDGQQLGKAIETAKKLAIGQLAPDFTQPDLSGKEVKLSDFKGKYVLLDFWASWCAPCRADNPNLVKAYTAFKDRNFTILGLSLDKPGKRDVWLGAIEKDGLPWHHISDLTGWKNEVAALYGIQAIPQNFLIGPDGKIIAKNLHGNELIEKLDKLL
- a CDS encoding thioredoxin family protein, coding for MNVNKSLVQITVTLVLILFHINANAQSSIQFQKLSLAEAKAKAKKENKLIFLDGYTSWCAPCKWMEGNVFNQAAIADYYNTNFINTKFDCEVGEGIEIAKKYNIRSFPTYLFLDSEGVLVYRTQSRMEMDEFLKEGQQANNKDFHIPTLQARYAAGERDPAFLLRHIEVMKNVDPKESQSARAAVDELAKNEDFMKSEIGWKAIMQLGQTGTDPYGSYFLKNKAYFKEHVPAAEFLAKEQQLLRFAMYGYIRDKNKEEFQKGLQYFTSNPDQEAQIEGAMYEVEWVASHGTDDDFIQLTDKLRKGLLKDQAERLSFIARRNSGKYATGSTPTGARVLQCYVLAKQAVELEEDSYSNQGTLAEICILLNKKQEAIKAAEAARALAEFETSKIIKIADKLVERAKSI
- a CDS encoding RagB/SusD family nutrient uptake outer membrane protein → MKKILFMAGLASLILLGCDSFLDVKPKGFTIPELLNDYKQLLNDQGLIRASPAYPDYLSDNVQSGDPTDVNRSASFDSYPTVKKRLYTFEHGAIFEDGQYDPYWESAYSHIFTYNVVINNVLSAKDGKEEEKKRVWAEAKIGRAFEYLTLVNIYAKHYDSKTASSDLGVPLVLSEDINKSYERVSVAQIYELVETDLQEALPHLASSSAHRFQPLKTVGFAFLSRMNLYKGNYGEALTNAREALKLNEYLEDYKLYTTKDKTTWGRVCLITDEDVPFPDVRESNETVWGRLGTSSYGALNAEVYASADLKNVYSKNLPNGAKDMRYELFFCQDSASFGANVTRFPGRTLWAPYVEMNTGFSTPELYLTIAECEARVGSTAQALSWINKLRDMRIKNNSPIANLSKDETLKLVLDERRREMPYTASTRLIDLKRLATSGDLNKNIIHVLSGKEMSMPSNDPRMILPVAPKALSLNPNMPQYER
- a CDS encoding SusC/RagA family TonB-linked outer membrane protein — protein: MYENYEQDKLHWRAYFVRKKRGLTHRAKADEGLLRRCIMRISATSILITLLFSQLWATGVAQVVSLKGNNVSIRQVFKDINRQTGYHYLWSAQDVQPNALVSVNIDRKPLTEALPKILNKFNLTYEIQKKTIVIKERPNPISPNANTALNNTNNLSLQDIRGRLVDVNGQPVSGASIRIKGTNIGTITDENGYFKINQQAISGQVLVCSCVGYEPIEIAASTEIGTIVLQQTNNTIEGVELIVNTGYQKISKERAAGSFAQVSAQDMEGRLQTNFIDRTEGLLPGMNLNLNRSSSNPQNNRNTIGIEVRGRSTLNAQAAPLIVVDGMPYEGDLTAINPNDVETMTVLKDASAASIYGVRSSNGVIVITTKMGKEGPAQINYTNTLAFRGLPSRAYLNQMSSAELVDFQKEMFNYRSGDYASIDPKRAMNDVYRTLYEFKGGKIDAVELERQLDVFRNRNRNDQMGEFLNQVKVDQQHNLSLSGGTERYKYYYSVNYNRPGDYNKGRPVVESIGFNIRNSVKLTDWMNLNLNVLGKNQKQKGGIGFNFYDNYMGGKASYFLLRNEDGTPAQWYSSKSQFEIDRLNGLGLEDETYIPINEVDKTKVDFYNKYINLNFGANFKLMQGLTLDLSYQTERTEGYNGTTYSKDAQSVVAQINDATQIDKDGVIKRNVPQGGQFAERRDDNNSYTLRAQLNFDRVLQNNDEISFIAGAERRQINSRFTDIYKYGYDESSLVYKGINEELFGINIRNTEAIFNSYTLSKRERGFTDVLDRFVSFYANGSYTYGRKLTLSGSIRVDQSNLFGTDIKNQYKPLWSLGALYKLPTFDQEWLNRLAVRLTYGVNGNVPKENGPYLISRVSSNLNYYTGELQANITTPPNPSLRWERTDVLNFGVDFAVLANRINGSIDIYNKKTADLLGPTAVDPTLGWDIVNLNYGNMKNRGIELGLNGKAIDRTNFKWNTTLNFSYNKNEITHLYVQQNTPVYYYNAPQNRVGKPVGSLYSIDYAGLDEKGEPLARKADGTLVKSTQQLEVADLIYEGTSVPPYSVAWRNGFRYKSFDLNFMFVFNGGHVMRTVHPEALSKYAELNYNSNFDRLWLNYWKKPGDEANPDLAPAFISGASGNVTDIYNAATKFVERADYIKLRDISLSYTLPQQILGRTPIRHVRITGQILNAWRWAANSHNLDPEVWNGYGLAPARGVLAPVTYNFGLSIGI
- a CDS encoding FecR family protein — encoded protein: MNTLPKHIVAILAARSLGQLSNRQQLELDVWLLENPENEKLLAYMDIVKRVPQDLTELSLYSSDDAWKKQLEKFSANAGSSSKPLAIKRLFTWASAVAAVLIVSFALYLFYGKEHEPVQEQVHLIKPGGNKATLTLANGEQIILSESESKVIVDTAIQYEDGHKANSDLRGSRITSFALNTPKGGQYRMRMPDGTEVWLNSETELKYRETEDARYVDLEGEAYFHVSTIKIGEEGGPMRKKPFFVSTRNQRIEVLGTQFNVKSFANDRTTATTLVEGSVDVKTEKQSLRLTPGEQALTSRGNTLKQKANLSSVLGWKQGEFVFSSESLLEITKQLERWYNVEFEWESKALASQRFEAMVSKNLEIREILTLLEITGKVKFKYKGNKILITKNK